CATGTACACACTCACATCACACAAACACATACGAACCTTGGTTCCTCAGAGTTGCATGGACGGTATGACCTTTCTCCAGAAGCTTTTTGACAAGGCAGGAACCAATAAATCCAGATCCTCCTGTGATGCAGACCCTACTGTAACTCTTCTCCTCCATTTTTAtgggattttaaatttttaactaCTCAGGCTTGACAACATTTATAGCGAAAGTCATTGTATTTCAGGCGTGAAGTTCAAACCcgttattcttcttcttcttcttcttcttcttcttcttcttcttcttgttctttttcttttttttttttctttttttttttttttagggtttaacCCATTATTAATCTATTTTGGTCCACATAATTgcttctttttgtcttttctcttttggaTAGAACTTTTATGGTTCTTgcttcttttttgtcttttctcttttggaTAGAACTAGTGACAAGGCGTAAATCCTGAATGGCGTACATGTAAGAGACTTATATCTCTTTGACAAATGACACCACATGAAAAATGagatatatttgtatttatttggtTAGAGCTTATAAGTTCAGTTTCTAGTTAGGAGCTTATAACCATCGCTATTCTAACAAGACTTAGGCCGTTTTGTTAGAGTACCTTTGGTCAGAGTTTAGTCTCAATAAGCCGTTAGTACACTACCCAAATCCCTGTGTTCTAATTCTAACTTAACTactaatttttctcaaaaaaaaaaaaaaaaaaagtttctagtttttaatctttatgtacaactttttaaaaactttttttttaatatattttttaaagtatacTTTAAGACACTTCcaacaaaaagttaaataaattgtttctaaataaatactaaaattcTTATTTAAACTCACATCACTTTATAGCAAAAGTCGTATTTTAGGTATGAAGTACTACCCTTTATTAATCTAGTGGCTTGCTCATAgacaaaattttacaattagtGTCTTGgcgatttttggtgtagggttatagattgaccctagttaaataattcaattacctaagttaattaattatttagattttagGCAAATATCTTGAAggcatcaacaaatcacaattCTAATATAGAGTGAAGcggaaattaattttgatagtGATTTGTTACTAATGGGGAAAAACTTTACTAGGAAAAAACTCCACTGAGTGAATTTTAGGTCACCATTCTCAAGAATTTGCTAATCAAGAAAAAGTGATTACAAGTACAAAGAATCTTACCCTTCTAGTCTATCCCAAAGTACCACCTACAGTAAAACCCTAACGCTAATCTCCAATtagacttgatcttgtaaaGACTTCTTCAATCTCATAAATCTCTAATTTGTGACTAACTCCTAACAACTTAAAGTATGTTGAtggatgcaaagttcttcactacACACTAGTAGAATTAAAGGCAACTTGATTACAATACCGTAAGGCGCATAAGTATACAATAGcttcacaaaaaaaatgtatattctcTATGTGTGTCTCTGTGTATGATGATGactgtaaaataaaatttttatttcatctaGTAGGTCAAAGAATGAAACCCTAGAAAAGCCAAGTCATCATGAGCCGAAAAACAGATCTAAGATTTTTGGATATGCGAAGCTAGATAATTCACGAGGTATCAAGGTTCATTTATTCTAGATAGAAGCAGGTATCGAACCAGGTGTCAAGCTAGcaattttcaacttttcataGTTATTTCTTTATGcagtcttcatgtcttcaatatAACTACTTGAAAAATCTTTTCAAGGTACTTCAAAATATTCTTGAATCTAcgtagatttacccaaatataagtaaagtgctCTTCGTCATAGGATATGCCAACTACatgaaaatatgaccctaacattTGGTCCACATAATTTTatggttctttttgttttcaatcTCCCTAGATAAAACTGtaattttctttcctcttttggATAGCATAGTTGCACTTTGGACCAATATTgcatacacaaaaaatttcacgaCACTTTTTACAATAGTTAAGTTGAGAACCTTACAATAGGAGTGATAGGCCCAAGAGTACATATCTATGTGTATATTGGGCTAGAGGCCCAATTTGAGGACATAAATAGTCCGAGGACGGGTAAGCACCTTCCTAAGAATCTATATTGGTGTGGTAAGTAAAGAGGTGAGGTCTAATCATTACCATCCGAGAAGGCTATCCGAGGAGGAATACTTCCTCTGCTGAGCAAAGTCAAGGTCAGAAGGTGTGGTATGACACCAGGAGCAATGTTCTGGGCAATTCTACTAATGAGGATAAGTATCCAGAAGGAACAGGACAGAGGGAGGCTATGAAATATCTcaaggaaaagctgctaccactgtattaaatgctctgcaactaactttctggctgcattaatgtggagaagacctctgaacagtgctgcaTTGGCTGCCCCAATGAACAGAGGGCCTAAGAGGGTGTTTGATAGGACAAACACTGAAGTAGTGGCTtgaatgatcaacaagtggagggccaagatcgtttaaagagaactatataatgtaagaaaccCTCCAtggaagaggggggagggagagagaaaaaaaaattgtagcaatcaagaactgaacttgtaatcaaatttgagaatcaatatataagaactaatcTCCTCGAATTAAGCCGAGgacaattttctttagtttaaatttgtctatcttcattttcttgtcatcaaaACCTACTTTGTTTGTTGTCTGATTCATTAGAACCCAGTTTTCtgatccactctctacaaatttattgttttgggctttttgggcttaAGTCCATTCACTTTTTGGGCTAGGAACTCAAATCTAGTCCTTATAGTTCTTATCTGAATTCAccattgatatcactttttacttaccactaacaacttgctacattaaccaaatgtcaaatattttgaatttttgttgttgttgttgttgtatataGGCTTTCTTGAATTCTATAAGGTACATTCAGGTTTTGGAATTATCTTAATTCAAGTATggatataaagaaaaaaaaaaaaaaaactattgtagaaatttttgtttatatatgcatCATGCATGAGGCATGCTTGTTACAGATGGTGCCTCATTTGGGAAATCATGCATGGTAGGGGGGTGGAGATATTATCAGTAGTGGTGGACAATGGGGCTTAGATCCCTAGGTACTCTAGAGCCATCAGAATTGCGACTAGCATTTTTACTAAACTGTGAGCTTTAAGGGATGGGCTTGTGTATTGCAAGGAACGCCTAAGTGGTTGAAGTAGAATTATATGCAAAAGTGGTGATGCAAAAACATCTACATTGGTAGAGCTACTTTTTTAGttatttggcaccacaaaaagttattttatttattttacctactcactttacaaaacatccagcatcaatggatctattttagttttcaacaaaataaaataatatatccactataataaataacaatcacaaccaccacAACTGATACCGCTATCGTTGCCATTATTGCCACTACTACCGCTGCCGCCACTGCCGcatgatagcaaataatcgTCCAGTGtattaagtaattttttgaaccccaaattatacttatacaaattttcttttactaaaaaaatttctcaatcaTCATGATAACAAATAATCATCTAgtgtaacaataatattttgttttaaccccaaattatatatatacaaatttatcttttgactaaaaaaatttctcaattgtcatgatagcaaataatcgTTTAGTGtaacaagtaatttttttaaccccaaattatatttatacaattttttttttttttttaactaaaacaatttctcaattatcatgatagcaaataatcaTCTAGTgtaacaataaaattttgttttaaccccaaattatatatatacaaatttatcttttgactaaaaaattttctcaattgTCGTGATAGCAAATAATCATCTAgtctaacaaaattttttttttttaacctcaaattatatatatacaatttttttccctaaaacaATTGTCTCAATTGTCTGGTAGCAATCTTGGAATAATGTGAACTATGAAATGGAGGAACCTTATAAGAAAACACATAATATGGAACACATATTATAGCTGGAACAATATAGTTCATAGATTACTCACATACATAACTcaaaccaaattacaataaaactcaCACACTCGCACAAGTTCCTATGACTCATGCTtctcaacatatatatatatatatatatatatatataagttccTATGACTTGCCTTGCAATTGCCATAAATATTCAACGAGGTCCAACTGGAGTTGAGAATGAATTTCTCGGTCTCTAATGCGACCATAACTTTGTATGTATGCCATAAATCCATCATTTTGTTCACGTGACACTTGTATAGGAGGATTATCCACTCCATCAATTTGTTCATAATCCAAGTCTACCACTTCATTATTATCTTACTCATCTTCAACAATCATGTTATGGAGAATTATGCATGCTTTCACGATCTTTTGGAGTGTATCAAGATGGAAAAATCATGCAGGTTTACGAACAATTTCGAAATGTGCTTGAAGCACTCCAAATGCACGCTCAACATCCTTCCTATACGCCTCTTGGGCTGCTGCAAATAATTTTCGCTTTTGTCCTTATGGAGTTGGGATTGTTTTCACAAAAGTAGCCCACTTTGGATATATGCCATCAGCAAGGTAATATCCCATTGTGTAGTTTTGACGATTGATTGAGTAATGTACTGCAAGAGCACGTCCTTCAGCAAGATCAGAAAATATATGAGACCACTCaaacacattaatatcattatttgaCCTAGGTAACCCAAAAAATGCATGTCATATCCAAAGATCATATGATGCTACCACTTCCAAAATAATAGTCGTCTCGCGAATATGACCATAATATTGACTTTTCCATGCAGCTAGACAATTTTTCCATTTCTAATACTTGCAATCAATTGAATCTAACATACTTGAAAAACCTCGACGTTCGCCATGAGCTAACAGTCTAACAATGTCTTCGTTGTTTGGCTTTCTCAAGTATTCCTCAAAGAAAACATCAAATACTgcaataacaaattttttcaaaaattgtaatGCAGTAGTTTTTCCAATCTGCACATATTCATCTATCAAATCACTCAATACTCCATACGCAAGCATTCTAAGTGCAGCAGTTATCTTTTGTAATGAAGATAAACCAAGTTTGTTGGCACTATCTCTTTTTTGGACAAAGTAAGAGTCATGAGCTTCTACCTTAGATTGAATACGAAGAAAAATAGAACGCTTCATCCGAAATCTCTTACTAAATAAAGCGTGCAGATATATTGGTGTGGGAGCAAAGTAGTCAAGAAAAAGCCTCTCATTTCCTGCCAAATGATTACGTTAGATATAGCAATAACGTTTATGTTGTGATGTTTCCATGACAACTTATTCGATTATCTCATCCTTATTTGAGTCATCAAGAAGCAACTTGTGAAATAAAGAGCGATCCATGGATGCAACCTTTAAGACAATTGGGAAGCAATTATTACTATAGATGCAAGAAACATAACCAATCCATGCTTTTAGTGCCATAAGCAATCATTACGCCCACAAGCACACACGCACAAGTCACAACACAAACAAGatgaacaataaatttaaaagtttatacATACATCTAGTTTAAGATTAAAGTCAAGTGACATAAGCCACTACTAAAATACATGAAGGCCTCTCATAAGATACTACCAAAATACATAAAGGCCTATCATAAGCCACTACCAAAATACATGAACGCCTATCATGAgctacataaaaaaaataaaaataaaaagaaaaagaagaagaagaagattataCCAAGCATCATCTAAATATGCCAACCTTTTCCTAACattacaaaatacatgaagGCCTAAGCTACATCCAAAATGTAATCAAACCCATTAATTACGTGAACTTCGTCTTGCCATGATTTCCTTTTGGAGTtgttcataaaaagttttttgtgCTCCAATCAAGGCACTTGTATCTTTCATCATGATTCTCTCCTCCTCTAACATATGTTGCATCTCAAATTTTTTCCTCTCAATTATGACTCTTTCCTTCTTAATCCTAAATTTTTCTTCACCTCTTTCCTTCTCAATCCTAAGTTTTTCCCTctcaatacaaatttttttcctcttccaatCGAGTTCTCTCCTTatcctttaactttcccaagcGCAACTTCTCCACTTTGATATTAAGACTCTCTTTTTCTTGCTCTTGTGATTCctcaataaatttcattttcttggtCAAATATTCCCCTACATCTTTTCCCGTGGCTTTGTTCTCTCGGTTGGCCTTTTCGGCCTTCCTACCAATTGGCCTCTAAAAATTGGAAGTGTCACCAAGTCCGGACCCACAATCCCCCTCGCTAATAGATGTTGAATTCGGAGTTAGAGGCATGGATGCTCTCGATCTTTCATTAGGATTGGCCCCCTTTGGTTGATCCTTCAACATGAGCCAACAATGTTCAAGATGAAAGGGTTTCTTGAAGGTCTCTTTATACAAAGCCTTCGCATTggtaatctaaaaaaattaaaagaaatataacatGATTAGTATCTTCAAACTATTGGTGAATAGGTATGTTAACACTATTGCAATATAATTTATACCTTATCTTGTTCGGTTATACCACTTTGATGACATGCGTTAACTTTAGCCATGAACCCATAAAACCTATTTGTCTCATTGTTAATCGTTGTCCAATGACTTATCAAGGAGATAGCAGTACAAGTGGTACTAGATGTATTGTACTGTGTGAAGTATTCTCAAACTTTTTGACGAaatgtattttgtgtttgttcatTACTGTGTATGGCATCAACACTAGTATTGAGCCATGCTGACACTAGGACTTGATCTTCCTCTACACTAAAGTTAATGCCCCATTTTCCTTTCGTACAAGAGGCATTCTCAACTTGAGGTGGATAATCAAAAACTAACATAGGATTATTTTGAGATGTTCCCAAAAGTTGTGAGTCAATCTCGATATCCCCGGTTATGATACCCGTGTAATATGGTAGGTCTCATTGTGACTCCATAAAATTAGAAACAGCAATATATACTTCTAAGAAAACTGAAAGTAAAGACCAATACTgtaataaattagaaaaaaaaaatgtaaacttccCTGTACACAGAAAATTTCCAAACTAACATTTACATCAATACATTAgaaacaacaaacataaacttCCCTGCAaccagaaaattcccaaaacaaTTTCCAACATGACatttattgtaataaatttaGGGATGTCAATTTAGATCTGACCCGCGGATACTCGGCCCGGtccgaccctaatgggccgaATTTTACCCAGCAcgataaagaatagggtcgagtatgggtttttaaaaaaaaaacccgaagtgGGTCcgggttttatcaaaaaaacccGAAACCCGATCCGGGTAAGACctggttatatatataaatatataattactaaattacccccacatatatatagttaaaaacCCTAAACTTTTCTACTCCTCTCCTCATTTCAGGCTTTCAACTCACACCTCTGCCTCTCCCTCTTCATCTCTCAGCTCTCTCACACACACGACCACAAGCCCACACACACACGGCCATAAGCAGACTAAGTCCTCTGCCCCTCTCATCTTCCTCACGTCGCCGCTGCACAGGCTTTACCCCAAGCCGCCACCACACAGGCTCTCTACTCTCTCAACTTCATTTTGTCCTCGCCATCGCCGATCGCGCACTGTCGCACAGTCCTCTGCCCCTCTCATCTTCCTTGCCCATGGCCACAAGCATGACACGGCCTCACTCCATCtcattctccattttttttttctgggttcagtTCGCCTCAAtcatttgagtttgtgtttgtgtttgtgtttatgatttctgaaagggaaaaatgaaaatcatagatctgaaatttgtgtttggtttgtgattttgaaagggaaaattgTAGATCTGAAAtatgtgtttgtgatttttgtgtttatgtttgtgattgtgtttggatttgtgtttgtgtttgtgtttgtgattttgggccgaaaaatcataaatcaaaatttttgtttctgattctctcaaaaaaaaaaaaaaaaatttgtttctgaTTTTTGGCTGGACTGGTCATGAGGGACAGGGTCCGCGGGGCCCGTGGGGCGGGTTCGGGTCCCGAAAAAAAATCCGTTTAGTAAACGGGCCGGGTCCGGATATggaaaaacccggcccgaacctgacccattgccattcctaaataaattagaatcaacaaacaaaaaatcaacaagaagcaaaaacagaaaccaaaaaaatgtagCCTTCCTTGCACACAAAAAATTCCTGAACTAACATTTACACCAatacattaaaaacaaaaacataaattccCTACAAACAAAAAATTCCCAATACATTCCAATTCTCCGCAAATTTATCATTacaatcaacaaaaataaattccttGTGAACAGAAAATTCCCAACTGACATGAAAAGTTTATCATTCCAattacctaaataaaaaatcccAAGCATTACATGTTGAAGAAGACAGAGACAACTCACTTGATCAGCAAGCAAGCTTCGGACTTGGTGGGTCAGatagaagagaagagaggcCGAGCTGGATCAGAGAGGCCGAGATGGGTCAAACAAGAGAGAAGGCGAGACAAGTTGGCGTGGGTCAGCTTCGAACTTGGGGCTTAGGTCGGCTTGAGACTTGGGTGGCGTGGGTCGGTGGCTTGGGCGAGATGGGTTTGCGGCATAGGTCGACCGAGTGGGTCAACTTTGGACTTCAGCAGCTTGGGAAGGGGGAGTGGACCAATGACATTGAACTTTGGGTGGACTGGTGACGTTGAGCTTTGGGTGGGCCAACGGCGATGAGACTCTCGGCAGAGgtgagagttgagagagagaggtgagagttgtgagagagttgagagttgagagtttAGACAAAGGTGAGAGTTGATAGATTGGTTGagtataaagaaataaaaaaagaaaaagaaaaagaaacaaataaatcatattttaataggaggtagaataaaaaaataattttttattttagctttcagcTACAGTGCACCGCTATATATGGCTATGCACTGTAGAATGTAGGTAAAAAATTTACCTATACCACCACCATTGCAGCACTCTTTTTGTAtatggtggtgctaaaaataactATTTAGCACCACAATTATGGATGCTCTAATGGGTATCAGACTCTACTTCCCTTAATTTTGCCCAGTCTACTTATTTCGGATTTCAGGGAGTTACTAAGACAAATCCCCAGAGTAAAGATAAGGCATTACTTCTGTGAAGCCAATGAATGTGATGATAGGCTAGGCAAGGGAAAAGCACTCCAGCAGCAGGAGTTTGTGTGTTTTGTTGAACCTCTGGATATTATTCTGTCTTGTATTATGACTTTATTGACTCTATTGGCATGTACTTTGAGAGAGACAATGCTCAAGTGTTTCTGTTATGAATTAATATAAGCATCCTCTTTTAccacaaatatatattatgatattAGTTATAACCTTACTCAGTTACCGCACTAAATCTATCGTATTTGACTACCTGTCAAGATATCACTGTTgtatatcataaaaaataaaatattactaatcaaataattatttaCTCATAATAGAGGCACTATATAactacaaaataatattttgggtAAGAAATCTAACAAATGATGTCAAAAATTTCGTAACTCAACTTTTTGACATCTTTTGAGAGACATCAAGGATTCAAATCTCTCCTcgctaaactaaaaaaaaaaaaaaaaaaatctaagacgAAAGGAAAAAGTACTACAAGAGAAGGCAAACCATAGCATTTGAAACTCTGAATTCTTACACAGTTTTGGCATTACTTATTTCTTAATAAatacaagaaataaaaactaCAAGTCTACAACAACAGCTAGGAAACAGAAGACAATACGCAAGGGACTATGAAGTGGGCTCAAAGGCAGCCTGTTCATGCCAAACTCCATTTAAGTTTGCCTGCCACAATCGTACCATGCCATCATTTCCTGTGGTTGCCAAGGTCATCCCACTCATGTCCCATTCCATCTGCCATACCTGATTCCAAAATTGACAAACATTCAATTGCTTTCAAACATCATTCACATTCCTTTtctcaaaatacaaaataaggTGCAAACTATTGTCCTAGGACTCTCAATTGCTTTCTaacatcacacacacacatattggtGAACTATACACGCACCCTCCACCCATTTTTACGGGAGAAGGAATTTCCATTTGAGCTAGAGAATATTGACACATCATTCACATTTGTCACCCTCCTTTTTTGAGAAggctccaaaataaaattacagcATTCATACtttcaagttaaaaaaattgtgcatCGAAATTATGTGCAAAACAAACAAGGAATGATTATATTTGTTCAAAACCACTACGTGCTCCTTGTATGCATGTTGTTGTGGGAATGCAGCTTCAACCATCTTATCTAAGTTCAAGAATTATTGTACAAAAAGTagtaagaaaaaatttaaaaagatgcTATTAATACCTCCCCTTCGTGACCAGAAAGCAATGCAACTTTCTCCACTGAGAGCCTTCCATCTAGGTCAGGGTCCAACCCAAGATGCCATATTGCAATTCCCTTGAGAGTTGCAACAGCAATTACTTCATATGGTCTGAAAGAGAATTATACCAGTAACATCATTAATCAGAATAAATTAGCTATGCTTTGTTGTTCCACCAACCAAGGAATACTAGCAGCATCAGAGGTGAAGGCAACTTGAACCAATTCGTTTGAACTTTTTCTCACATCCAATCACGTCACATGAAATTGCTAACCGTCACATTCAATCATATGAACCTATCAGGAAGTTTGGACTACTAGGTATAATATGCAGTGTCACTagaaaatagaaacaatatTACCTGCCAATGTTTGGTGCCCATGCGACAGCATGAACTTGATCACCTCTGTCCCCAGGCAATGCCAACTCTGCAACTGGAAGCCATCTTTGGTGAGCCTGGTCAAATTCCCATACCTGCAGGAACCTACTTTTGTGATTAACTATGAACTATCAAACTTCATGTTGAAATTTCATCCACTTTAGCTTAATCACTAAAATTTAACATGATTCCAACTAATAAAGACCTGTTTTACAAAGCAGAATATATCTCTTAAAACTGGCTCCAAAAGCACACTTCATGAAATAAGTGTCACATAGATGGTTTTCTGTTTTGAaggataagaaaaataatgaaccaCATCAATCATGATGATGACTTTCTCACTAAGGActttctatttttattctttagatTTAGCATTGCTCTTAATATAGTTGCACTAAATAGGAAAGTCCAACCAAAGATACAGAACAATGATTGCACTAGCAAAGTGATGAAGTCACATATTCAAAGACCACAATTCTGCTTGTCTAAACCTTAGAATATAATGCATTTGTTGGAAAATATAATGCATGTGTTGGAGACTTGAATTGCATCAATATCCAAGAGTTTGGTTACACTAAaatctctctccccccccccccccccgccccctcTCTCTTGGTTACACTTAAACAAAAAGTTTATCCCTGTTGGATTTGACGGTACAATCTTTgtattttcaaaacttttgaaatgTACAACCTTCAGGTTATACTTTAATGAGTGGGGCTTCAAGACTATAATTTAAGTTTGACATAAGATTCATGAAGGTCAAACAGCACCTTTCAAGTATTATGCTAAGAGAGAAGAAAGTCACGCCTAAGATAAGAAGAATCAATTGTACCCATAACACATAATAGGCTACAGCTGCACATAACATGCATAAGAAAGCTGGACTATGAAGCATACCTTGGAGGAATTTAGTTGGGGTGTATCTGAATTGAAACCCAAAACGAAACTTGAATCTTGGCTTTCACCTCTGTGTGGATTCCATGATATAGATGCAGATATGCACGAAGCCTTACCAAATGTAGAGACTGACTCAATAACATTCTGAAATTCAGCCTGCCAAAAGAATGATATGATGTTGCTGATGAAAAGATAAAAGTACGGACTTCAAACAATCATTGATTGCTAAAATATCTAATACAAATGTTagacaaaatatttttctaatgcAATCTAAGACCTTCATACAATCACTTCCAAGTATCATGAATGAATTATTGAATTGTTACTGTAGAATCCACCCAACTTCCTGTGTCGATGTGTGCATAGAATGGGAGCAACTCAACAGCACAATGAGATGATTGAACAATCAttcattagattaaaaaaagaaagaaaaattcaaattcctaTAGCATCAAAACgagaagaaacaaaagagaaaacttTCCATTTTCTAGCCATTCcaatcatccaaaaaaaaaatatatatatatatatatatatatacaggaGGCATTTCAGAGAAAGCAAGGACTTGATGATAAATAACAGGAAATGAAgactacaaaaataaataaataaataaaataaaaatataaaatgagcATAAGGACATGAATGTTACTATCTATCTATGTATAAATATACtgaaaatttttatagaaaaattaaacaaaatggTTTTCCAGATTGTACAAAACCTCAAATCATTAGCAATTCTAAAAGGCGGAACTGTGGATAATAAAAACTGGCTGAATTGAATAAGATAATCACCTGAAGTTGCCAATTCTTCATCTCCAAGGAATCCAGGAGCTCAAAGACTTTCACATGGCCATCTGAATGTGCAGCAACCTATATTGTATATTCAAACAATGCATATTATAATCAATATTTCAGCGATATATTCTActtcattttcatttgagaCGATAACAGCTATTGTTGAGTTGTAATATAACATTAATATTCCACAATTCATAATGTTTCATCCTCAAAGTGCACTGATTGTTCATAAAAATATGTTGGGAGAAAGGGGCCGGATAGACATTGAAAGCTACATTGGATCAGATGAAATAACCAAATGATACAAGCATCATCAgaaattaaaaatcaagttttgacCACTATAAGCAATACATTAgatgtgaagaaaagctgtatCAGCACTTGAAGCTCACCATTTTCAAACTTGTCAGAGAGATTCCAAATTGGATATCCAGCACTTTAGATGAATTTCTTTTAAAGCTTTCGCACAGCTTCCATTTAAGAGGTTGCGCATCTAGCGAATAACAAAAGGCACAAGAAAACAAATGAGCTCAACCTTTTAacattcatttaaataaaaactctaCAACTTTTTGTATCACAATTCACAGCAATAGCCTTAATGTAATGGAAacaaagaacccaaaaaaaagaaaagaaaaaaagtcacATTTAAG
This DNA window, taken from Quercus robur chromosome 2, dhQueRobu3.1, whole genome shotgun sequence, encodes the following:
- the LOC126713342 gene encoding protein SEH1 gives rise to the protein MEKSLATFDNGTTCSAWNHCGQRLATGSADGTLSIFDSQDPASTSSSFTCTSKSRIHEAQAGIVRVVWVPPEYGDAVACICADGTMSLWEEVVEDAQPLKWKLCESFKRNSSKVLDIQFGISLTSLKMVAAHSDGHVKVFELLDSLEMKNWQLQAEFQNVIESVSTFGKASCISASISWNPHRGESQDSSFVLGFNSDTPQLNSSKVWEFDQAHQRWLPVAELALPGDRGDQVHAVAWAPNIGRPYEVIAVATLKGIAIWHLGLDPDLDGRLSVEKVALLSGHEGEVWQMEWDMSGMTLATTGNDGMVRLWQANLNGVWHEQAAFEPTS